Part of the Thermoanaerobaculia bacterium genome is shown below.
TCCGTGTACGCGCTCTCGGGAGTTCTCCTCTGGAACTTCTTCCAGCAGACGATCGTGAGCTCGATGCACACGCTGCGCGGAAACGCGTCGATCCTCCAGAAGATGCCCCTCCCGCGCGAGGTCTTTCCGATCGCGACCGTCGTGTCGGGTCTGGTCAACCTCTCGCTCGCGCTCGTCCCGCTCCTCGGGATCCTCCTCGCGACGCGGCATCCGATCCGCTTCCCGATCCTCTTCGTTCCCGCGGCGATGGCGATCGCGGCCGCGTTCACCCTCGGGCTCGGCCTGCTGCTTTCGCCGCTCGCGATCTTCTTCACGGACGTCGTGGAGATCGTCGGCGTCCTCCTGACCGTTCTGCTCTATCTCACCCCGATCTTCTACCCCGTCGCGATCGTGCCGGCGCGGTTCCGCTGGATCCTGCGCTGGAACCCCGTGCGGCTCGTCCTGGACGCCTTCCGGACGCCGATCTACGCCGGCACGGTCCCGCCGCCCGCGGTGATCGGCGCCGCGGCGGCCGTGTCCCTCCTCGTCCTCGTCGCCGGCTGGGCGGCGTTCCGGCGCATGAGCGACCGGATCCCGTTCTACCTGTGAGCGCGGCCCCCGCGGTCCGGCTCGACGGAGTCTCGCTCCGTTATCGGCTCGCGAAGCAGAGACCGCGCTCGCTCAAGGAATACGCCCTCCACTGGATCCGGGGGCAGCTCGTCTACGAGAAGCTCTGGGCGCTGCGGGAGGTCGACCTCTCGATCGACCCGGGAGAGAGCGTCGGGATCGTCGGGAGGAACGGCGCCGGCAAGAGCACCCTCCTGCGCGTGATTTCCGGAGTTCTCACGCCCACCCGCGGCAGGGTGCGGACGCGGGGTCGCATCGCGCCGATCCTCGAGCTCGGAACGGGGTTCGACCCGGAGCTGACCGGCCTCGAAAACATCCGGCTCTTCGCCCTGTTCCTCGGCCGCTCCCATCGCGAGATCGACGCGGCCTCCGCGGCGATCGTCGACTTCAGCGGGCTCGGCGACTTCGTGCGCTCGCCGGTGCGGAGCTTCTCGGCGGGGATGCTCGCGCGGCTCGGTTTCGCCGTCGTGACCGCCTGGGTGCCCGACATCCTCATCGTCGACGAAGCCCTCGCCGTCGGCGACGCCGCCTTCCTCGCTCGCTGCCGGACGCGTCTGGACGAATTCCGGCGCGCGGGAACGACGCTCCTGCTCGTTTCGCACCAGCCGGAGCTCATTCGCGGCAGCTGCCGCCGCTGTCTGCGCATCGAAGCCGGACGGATCGTCGCGGACGGGGAGTCGTCCGCGGTCCTCGAGAGCTACGCGGAGGAGCGCCGGTCGGCCGTCGAGGAGCCGCGGGCGTGAGCGGCGCCGGCGGCGGCCGCGATCTCGCGGAGCCGCGCGGCGACCGCGGCCGGATCGTGCGAGCGCACGAGCTCGCGCCGGCCGAGCTCCGCGAGACGGCGCGCTTCCGCAGGGCGGGCGGCGAGAGACTCGACCGCCGCCACGAATCCCGCCGCGTCGTCGGCGAGCAGGAGGGCGTCGGTCCGGCCGAGACCGGCGGCCGCCGCCCGGGTCGCGACGACCGGGACTCCCCGGGCCCACGCCTCCAGGATCTTCATCCGCACGCCGGAAGCCGCGCGAAGCGCGACGATGAACACGCTCCCCGGCGCGAACGCCTCGCGGCTGTCCGCCGGGGCCGGATGGGGCACCACGTCCGGCAGCGCCGCGCTCTCCCCCCCGAAGAGGTGGAGCCGGGCCGCCGGGAGGCGTTCGCGGAGGGCGGGCCAGATCTCCCTCAGGAACCACCGCGCTCCGTCCGCGTTCGCCCACCATCGGCCGCCCGCGAGGAGGACCAGCGCCGGGCTCCCCGGCAGAGGCGCGTCGGCCGCGGGAAGCTCCGCCGGAAAGGGTGCGGGAACCGCGAAAACGCTTCCCGCTCCGCGGGACAACGTCCGGAGGCGGTCGGCGTCGCGCTCCGTCAGCGCGACTACCGCCGCGCATCGGGCGATCGCGTCCCCTTCCCATCGCGCGAGCCGCCTCGCCTCGATCCGGAAAAGGACCGAGCGGCCCGGCCCGGCGATCGCGGAGCGCGCCTTCCACAGATCGCTCTCGACGTTCTGGGCGCGCAGGACCACGGGAACGCCGGCCCGGAAAGCCGCACCGCACCCCGGGAGCGCCTGGAGCTGCTCCGCGAAGACGACGTCGGGGCGCCCGCCGGCGATCCGCCGTCCGACCTCCTCCGCGAGACGCCGCGACGCGTGGCGGGCGATCGCCACCGGGAGACCGTGCGCGAGCGCGAACGCGGTCTCCTCCGCCCACGGCGACCCCGGAACCGTGATGACGCGGACGTCCGGCGGCGCGGGAGGGGCGCTCGCGCCGGGGCAAACGACCGTCACGTCGTCTCCCGCGGCGGCCAGCGCCTCCACCGTGTTCTTCAGGACGAGACGGCCGCCGTCGACCGGAGGCCACGGCGGCTTCGTCGCGACGTACAGAACCCGCACCGCGCCGAGTCTACTCCGCGGAATCGGGCGCGATGAGCCTCCGGCGCGTGCCGCTCGATTATTCGTCGTCCGTCTCGCGCGCGCCGGACGAACTCCCGCCGTCGGTCGGAATCGTGGTTCCGGTGCACGGCGCGGCCGACGCGTTCGCTCGCTGCGCGGCGAGCCTCGCCCGCCACACGGATCTCCGCCGCCACGCGCTCACGATCGTGCTGGACGGTCCGGACCAGGGCGAGGCGGAGGAAACCGCGCGGGAGATCGAGGGATCCGGGGCGGCGGTTTCGGTCATCCGGCACGAGCGGACGCTCGGCTACGTCGCGAGCGTCAACGAAGCGGCCCGGGTCCCGCGCGGCGATCTCGTGCTCCTGAACAGCGACACGATCGTCACCGCAGGATGGCTCGAGAAGCTCGCCGCCGCGGCCGCCTCCGCCGCCGAGATCGCGACCGCGACGCCGTTTTCGAACGACGCGGCGCTCTGTTCCCTCCCTTTCCCGTTCCGGGCCAATGCGATTCCCGCCGGGTGGGACGTCGACCGGTTCGCGAGCCGCGTCGAGGAACGCTCCGAACGCCGGTATCCGAGGATTCCGACCGGCGTCGGGTTCTGCCTGTACGTCAAGCGGCGATGGCTCGACCGGCTCGGGCTCTTCGACGAAGCCTTCTCCCCCGGTTACGGCGAAGAGAACGACTTCTGCTTCCGCGCCCTGAAAGCCGGGGGCCGACACGTTCTCGACGACGCGACGTTCGTCTTCCACGAGGGGGGCGCGAGCTTCGGGTCCGCGACGGCGCGCCGGCGCCGGCGGGCGATGCGGCTCCTGCGCGCCCGCCACCCCGAGTACCTCCCGACGATCGCGAAATTCATGAAGGACGATCCTCTCGCGGAGGCGCGCGCGCGGGTTCTCGACGGCCTCCTTCCCCGCCGTGGAGCCGCCGGACCGCGGGCTCCTTCCGTTCTCCACGTCGTCCACGGCTGGCCTCCCTACAACCCGGCGGGGACCGAGGAATACGCGAGGGCGCTCGCCCTCCGGCAGGCGGCGAGCCGTCCGACGGCGGCCTTCGTCCGGGTTCCGGGTCCCGCGGGCAAGGCGACGGAGCTCCTCGACGGCGGCGTTCGCGTCCGGCTCGTCGCCAACGATTTCCGGCAGCGCAATCCTCTGGCGCGGAACGCGATCCGGAACCGCGCCATGGAAAAGGAGTTCGGCGCCTTCCTCGACGAAACCTCTCCCGACCTCGTCCACGTCCACCACCTCTCGGGGCACGGGATCGGGCTCCTCCGGGAAATCCGCCGCCGCCGGATTCCGTGGATCTTCCAGGCGCAGGACTGGTGGATGACCTGCGCCCGGGCGAATCTCTGGCACGCGGAAGGGCGGCTCTGCGACGGGCCGGGGCCGCGCAAGTGCGCGCGATGTCTCCCCCTGACGCGAATCCCTCCCGCCGCGCTCTGGAACCCCCTCCTGCACGCGATCCGCCGGGCCGCGGCGCGCCGCGCGCTTTCCGGGACCGCCGCGCTCGTGATGGGTTCCCGCTTCATCGAGAGGACCTTTCGCGCGATGGGACTCGGCGGACGCGCGCCGGCGCACGTCGTGAGCTACGGGGTCTCCGTCGGCGAGGACGGTTCGCCGCGGCAGCCGCCGGCGAAGCCGCTGCGTTTCGGAGTCCTCGGGTCGATCCTCCCCCACAAGGGGGTTCATGTCGCGGTCGAAGCGTTTCGCGCCATCGCGCCGGAAGACGCGCGGCTGGAGATCCGGGGATCGGAGGCCGCCTCGCCCGGGTACGCCCGAGCGCTCCGCGAGAGGGCGAGCCCGGCGGTCGAGTTTCGCGGCCCGTTTCCCGGCGAGCGAAAGGAGAGCGTGATCTCGGCGTTCGACGTCCTCGTCGTTCCCTCGGTGGGACTGGAAAGCTACGGCCTCGCGGCGCGGGAGGCGCTCCGCCGCGGCGTGCCGGTTATCGCCAGCCGCCGAGGCGCGCTCGAAGAGCTCTTTCCCGATGGGCGGGAGCCCGCGGGCGCTCTCTTCGCCGCCGGGAACGCGTCCGAACTGGCCGGCTGGGTCGAGCGGCTCGTCGCCGACACCGATCTCCTGCGGCGCTGGCAGTCCGCGATTCCCCGGGTCAAGGGGATGGACGAGCACGCCGAAGAGATCGAGACGATCTATGCCGGGATTCTCCGCCGATGACCTTCCGCTTCGGACGGACGATCCGGATCGCGGCGTCGATCGTTCGAAACGAAGGGCCGCGGGCCCTCGCCGATCGCGCGGCCGACCGGGCGAGCGAATGGCGG
Proteins encoded:
- a CDS encoding glycosyltransferase; amino-acid sequence: MSLRRVPLDYSSSVSRAPDELPPSVGIVVPVHGAADAFARCAASLARHTDLRRHALTIVLDGPDQGEAEETAREIEGSGAAVSVIRHERTLGYVASVNEAARVPRGDLVLLNSDTIVTAGWLEKLAAAAASAAEIATATPFSNDAALCSLPFPFRANAIPAGWDVDRFASRVEERSERRYPRIPTGVGFCLYVKRRWLDRLGLFDEAFSPGYGEENDFCFRALKAGGRHVLDDATFVFHEGGASFGSATARRRRRAMRLLRARHPEYLPTIAKFMKDDPLAEARARVLDGLLPRRGAAGPRAPSVLHVVHGWPPYNPAGTEEYARALALRQAASRPTAAFVRVPGPAGKATELLDGGVRVRLVANDFRQRNPLARNAIRNRAMEKEFGAFLDETSPDLVHVHHLSGHGIGLLREIRRRRIPWIFQAQDWWMTCARANLWHAEGRLCDGPGPRKCARCLPLTRIPPAALWNPLLHAIRRAAARRALSGTAALVMGSRFIERTFRAMGLGGRAPAHVVSYGVSVGEDGSPRQPPAKPLRFGVLGSILPHKGVHVAVEAFRAIAPEDARLEIRGSEAASPGYARALRERASPAVEFRGPFPGERKESVISAFDVLVVPSVGLESYGLAAREALRRGVPVIASRRGALEELFPDGREPAGALFAAGNASELAGWVERLVADTDLLRRWQSAIPRVKGMDEHAEEIETIYAGILRR
- a CDS encoding ABC transporter ATP-binding protein: MSAAPAVRLDGVSLRYRLAKQRPRSLKEYALHWIRGQLVYEKLWALREVDLSIDPGESVGIVGRNGAGKSTLLRVISGVLTPTRGRVRTRGRIAPILELGTGFDPELTGLENIRLFALFLGRSHREIDAASAAIVDFSGLGDFVRSPVRSFSAGMLARLGFAVVTAWVPDILIVDEALAVGDAAFLARCRTRLDEFRRAGTTLLLVSHQPELIRGSCRRCLRIEAGRIVADGESSAVLESYAEERRSAVEEPRA
- a CDS encoding glycosyltransferase family 4 protein, with the translated sequence MRVLYVATKPPWPPVDGGRLVLKNTVEALAAAGDDVTVVCPGASAPPAPPDVRVITVPGSPWAEETAFALAHGLPVAIARHASRRLAEEVGRRIAGGRPDVVFAEQLQALPGCGAAFRAGVPVVLRAQNVESDLWKARSAIAGPGRSVLFRIEARRLARWEGDAIARCAAVVALTERDADRLRTLSRGAGSVFAVPAPFPAELPAADAPLPGSPALVLLAGGRWWANADGARWFLREIWPALRERLPAARLHLFGGESAALPDVVPHPAPADSREAFAPGSVFIVALRAASGVRMKILEAWARGVPVVATRAAAAGLGRTDALLLADDAAGFVAAVESLAARPAEARRLAELGRRELVRSHDPAAVAARLREIAAAAGAAHARGSSTADRRSSA
- a CDS encoding ABC transporter permease, whose protein sequence is MGALRRLFRFRSLVWYLAQRDLKVRYRRSSIGLLWSMLQPLLMMLVFRTIFGAAFRFDLPDYSVYALSGVLLWNFFQQTIVSSMHTLRGNASILQKMPLPREVFPIATVVSGLVNLSLALVPLLGILLATRHPIRFPILFVPAAMAIAAAFTLGLGLLLSPLAIFFTDVVEIVGVLLTVLLYLTPIFYPVAIVPARFRWILRWNPVRLVLDAFRTPIYAGTVPPPAVIGAAAAVSLLVLVAGWAAFRRMSDRIPFYL